In a single window of the Lineus longissimus chromosome 4, tnLinLong1.2, whole genome shotgun sequence genome:
- the LOC135486768 gene encoding HAUS augmin-like complex subunit 3 translates to MADCKELARLQTIYPKSEYQRIDATVEEKSLTVLCNYVKDQSHSLMLKPYPSDVEELSHRLHNKQKIVSKLKQELTTSAEDHVPRLLRESATSQVNRILQGDYDLKVARQDYFILNQDKVTETNFRPYIIPGFAT, encoded by the exons CTACCCAAAGAGCGAATACCAAAGAATTGATGCCACGGTAGAAGAGAAAAGTTTGACAGTGTTATGTAATTATGTCAAAGATCAGAGTCATTCGTTGATGTTGAAACCCTATCCTTCTGATGTGGAAGAACTGAG TCACAGACTCCACAACAAACAgaaaattgtttcaaaattgaAGCAGGAGTTGACCACGTCAGCAGAGGACCATGTGCCTAGATTACTGAGAGAGAGTGCCACAAGTCAGGTGAACAGAATCCTTCAGGGAGATTATGACCTAAAGGTTGCTAGACAAGACTACTTTATTTTGAATCAGGACAAG gtgacagaGACCAACTTTCGACCTTATATCATTCCTGGTTTCGCCACCTGA